A window of Streptomyces armeniacus contains these coding sequences:
- a CDS encoding 2-phosphosulfolactate phosphatase, producing the protein MGGDFLQTGFGVRFEWGPAGAAHLAREAACLVVVDVLSFTTTVSVAVESGARVFPYAWRDATAAEFAREVGAPLAVGRSAACEDTPWTLSPEAVRRAPFTPRLVLPSPNGSAISAAAEGLPVVAACLRNGAAVGAWLAAHRYGTAERPVGVIAAGERWPDGSLRPALEDLLGAGAVIAALRRNGRTSLSPEAGQAATAFTGSTDIAADVAGSASGRELTDAGFPSDVSIATEADTSTTVPLLADGAFSAAD; encoded by the coding sequence ATGGGCGGCGACTTCCTGCAGACGGGGTTCGGGGTGCGGTTCGAGTGGGGCCCGGCCGGGGCCGCGCACCTCGCCCGCGAGGCCGCCTGCCTGGTGGTCGTCGACGTGCTGTCGTTCACCACCACCGTGTCGGTCGCCGTCGAGTCCGGGGCACGCGTGTTCCCGTACGCGTGGCGCGACGCGACCGCCGCCGAGTTCGCCCGGGAGGTCGGCGCCCCGCTGGCCGTCGGGCGCAGCGCCGCGTGCGAGGACACGCCGTGGACGCTCTCCCCCGAGGCCGTACGGCGTGCGCCGTTCACGCCCCGGCTGGTCCTCCCGTCGCCCAACGGGTCGGCCATCTCCGCCGCCGCGGAGGGTCTGCCGGTGGTCGCCGCGTGCCTGCGCAACGGCGCCGCAGTCGGCGCGTGGCTCGCGGCGCACCGCTACGGCACGGCTGAGCGTCCGGTCGGGGTGATCGCCGCGGGCGAGCGCTGGCCCGACGGCAGCCTGCGCCCCGCGCTGGAGGACCTGCTGGGGGCGGGAGCGGTGATCGCCGCGCTCCGGCGGAACGGCCGCACGTCGCTGTCGCCCGAGGCCGGGCAGGCGGCCACGGCCTTCACCGGCTCCACGGACATCGCCGCGGACGTGGCGGGCAGCGCCTCCGGACGGGAACTGACCGACGCGGGCTTCCCCTCGGATGTGTCGATCGCGACGGAGGCGGACACGAGCACCACGGTGCCGCTCCTCGCCGACGGCGCCTTCTCGGCGGCGGACTGA
- a CDS encoding SDR family NAD(P)-dependent oxidoreductase: MWDTSGTHHVAVVTGANQGIGAATARALAARGVAVLCTYLRLREPEGTDGTGEPAGPDGRYERDRSATGEAVAEEIRRAGGRAEAFEADLGDSAAPGIIFDVAEERLGPVDILVNNASGWLQDSFTPDPADQFGRPLQEVTADTWTRQFAVDAMAPALLIGELARRHRERGADWGRIVGLTSGGELGFPGEVSYGAAKAAQTNYTMSAAVELADLGITANVVHPPVTDTGWVTDDVRRYVAASGTHFHVAEPDEVAETIAFLTSDAAALVTGNVLTLR; the protein is encoded by the coding sequence ATGTGGGATACAAGCGGTACGCACCACGTCGCCGTCGTCACCGGAGCGAACCAGGGCATCGGCGCGGCCACGGCCAGGGCCCTCGCCGCCCGCGGTGTCGCGGTCCTCTGCACCTACCTCAGACTCCGCGAACCGGAAGGCACGGACGGTACGGGTGAGCCCGCCGGGCCGGACGGCCGCTACGAGCGCGACCGCTCCGCCACCGGCGAGGCCGTCGCGGAGGAGATCCGCCGGGCGGGCGGGCGCGCGGAGGCGTTCGAGGCGGACCTCGGCGACAGCGCGGCACCCGGGATCATCTTCGACGTCGCCGAGGAACGCCTCGGCCCCGTCGACATCCTGGTCAACAACGCGTCGGGCTGGCTCCAGGACTCGTTCACACCGGACCCCGCCGACCAATTCGGGCGGCCGCTGCAGGAGGTGACCGCCGATACGTGGACCCGGCAGTTCGCGGTGGACGCGATGGCCCCGGCGCTGCTCATCGGCGAACTGGCCCGGCGGCACCGGGAGCGCGGAGCGGACTGGGGCCGCATCGTGGGCCTGACGTCGGGCGGCGAACTCGGCTTCCCCGGCGAGGTCTCGTACGGCGCGGCCAAGGCAGCCCAGACCAACTACACGATGTCCGCCGCCGTGGAACTCGCCGACCTCGGGATCACCGCGAACGTCGTACACCCGCCGGTGACCGACACCGGATGGGTCACGGACGATGTCCGCCGATACGTCGCCGCGAGCGGCACGCACTTCCACGTCGCGGAGCCGGACGAGGTCGCGGAGACCATCGCGTTCCTCACCTCGGACGCGGCGGCCCTCGTCACGGGCAACGTCCTCACCCTCCGCTGA